A portion of the Adhaeribacter radiodurans genome contains these proteins:
- a CDS encoding class II fructose-bisphosphate aldolase, with protein MTLKQKMQVLTEQKKGLLATNFYNLETLHGVLRAAASLQQPLILQLTRSSIEYMGLETAVSMGRSALKAFEVEGWLHLDHGDSLELVRKCLDAGFDSVMFDGSELPFKDNIKLTAEAVKIAAEYGATVEGELGYVAKLGQSHAQQMFTSPEEASLFVEETGVDALAVAIGSAHGFYKEVPKLQLPLLSEIHAKTDAILVLHGSSGIPEDQVQGAISRGICKVNLATEIKNMFMKSLQALLRDTDEIDLRKVFPKATEKVTELVMEKLISVQNMKAYV; from the coding sequence ATGACGTTAAAGCAAAAAATGCAAGTACTTACCGAACAGAAAAAAGGCTTACTTGCTACTAATTTTTACAATCTGGAAACGCTTCATGGCGTACTGCGCGCAGCGGCATCCTTGCAGCAACCATTAATATTACAATTAACCAGAAGTTCCATCGAATACATGGGCCTGGAAACAGCCGTTAGTATGGGAAGAAGTGCCTTGAAAGCGTTTGAGGTAGAAGGATGGCTTCATCTGGATCATGGCGACTCCCTGGAACTTGTTCGCAAATGTCTGGATGCTGGATTTGATTCCGTTATGTTTGATGGAAGTGAATTGCCTTTTAAAGACAATATAAAATTAACGGCAGAAGCCGTGAAAATTGCAGCCGAATATGGTGCAACCGTCGAAGGGGAGCTAGGATATGTCGCTAAATTAGGCCAATCTCATGCGCAGCAAATGTTCACCAGTCCGGAGGAAGCCAGCCTATTTGTGGAAGAAACTGGCGTGGATGCCCTGGCAGTTGCCATTGGGTCTGCCCATGGATTTTACAAGGAAGTGCCGAAACTTCAATTACCACTGTTATCGGAAATTCACGCGAAAACAGATGCTATTCTGGTGTTGCACGGCAGCTCCGGTATACCCGAAGACCAAGTGCAGGGCGCCATTTCCAGAGGAATTTGCAAAGTTAATTTGGCTACCGAAATAAAAAATATGTTTATGAAAAGCCTGCAGGCTCTCCTGAGAGATACAGATGAAATAGATTTAAGAAAAGTGTTTCCGAAGGCAACAGAGAAAGTAACCGAGTTAGTTATGGAAAAACTTATCTCGGTTCAGAACATGAAGGCGTACGTTTAA